A window of Bradyrhizobium diazoefficiens genomic DNA:
CGGGCTGTCCGGCGATGAACATGATCGCGCTGGAGATCGAGCTGGCGCTGGAGCGCGCCGGGTTTCGCCAGTCAAAGGTCCGCACCGTGCTGTCGCCGGCCTGGACCACCGACTGGATGAGCGAGGACGGTCGCCAAAAGCTCCGCGCTTACGGCATCGCGCCGCCGCAAGCTTCCAACTCGCGACGCGCGTTGTTCGGCGCGCAGGCCGTTGCGTGCCCGCAATGCGGCTCGGAAAACACGGAGCTCTTGTCCGAATTCGGCTCGACCTCCTGCAAGGCGCTGTGGCGCTGCAAGGCGTGCCGCGAACCGTTCGATTATTTCAAGTGCCATTGACCATGTCAGCCGCCGCACCACGCTTCCATCGCCTGGCCGTCAGCGATCTCCGCCGCGAGGCGGCCGACGCTGTCTCGATCACCTTCGCCATCCCCGGCGAGCTCGCTCGCGATTACGCCTTCACGCCCGGCCAGTACCTCACGCTCCGAACCACGCTGGACGGAGAAGAGGTGCGTCGCTCCTATTCGATTTGTTCCGGCCCCGACGACGGCGAGATTCGCATCGCCGTGAAGAAGGTCGACGGCGGCGCGTTTTCGAACTGGGCGGCGGACGAGCTGAAATGCGGTGACGAGCTCGACGTGATGACGCCGACGGGCCGCTTCGGTACGATCCCTCAGGCGGACGCTGCGCGCATCCATGTCGGCTTTGCCGCGGGCTCCGGCATCACCCCGATCCTGTCGATCGTCAAGGGTACGCTCGCGCGCGAGCCCGGCAGCCGTTTCTTCCTGTTCTACGGTAACCGCGCGACCGATAACATCATGTTCCTCGAAGCGCTCGAGGAGCTGAAGGACCGCTTCATCGATCGCCTCTCGATCTTCCACGTCATCTCCGGCGAGGAGCAGGATATCCCGATCCTGCATGGCCGGCTCGATGGCGACAAGGTGAGGGTGCTGTTGCGCTCACTGGTGCCGGCGGGAAGCGTCGATCATGTCTACATTTGCGGACCTCTTGGCATGAGCGAGGACATCGAGGCAACCTGCCGGGAGCTCGGCATCGTGCAAGACCGCATACATGTCGAGCGTTTCGTCTCCGAATTCGGCGGCAAGCCGCGGCCGAAGAAGGTGGTCGCTCCCGACGCGCCGCCGAAGGCGATCGCCTCGCTGATCATCGACGGCAAACGCCGCGACGTTCCGGTCGCCGAGGACGAGGCGATCCTCGATGCCGCACTGCGCGCCGGCGTCGATCTGCCGTTCGCCTGCAAGGGCGGTATGTGCTCGACCTGCCGCGCCAAGCTGGTCGAAGGTGAAGCACCGATGGACATCAATTATTCGCTGGAACCCTGGGAGCTGAAGGCAGGCTTCGTCCTGACCTGCCAGGCCAAGCCGTCGTCCGAGCGCGTCGTGGTCGATTATGATCATGTCTGAGCAGACGCATCAGACGCCGGCGATGCGAATGCGTCGCATTGTTTGACAGTTTTGGCCAACCAGCAGAACATCATATGCAAGCATTTGGCCGGGAGAGGCGCGTGAACGTCAAAGCCGCTTTGTCGCCTGAGAATGTTGCCCGCGCCTGCGCCGACGCGATGTGGGCGGAGGACGATGCTTCCAAGGGGCTCGGCATGGAGATCGTCGAGATCGGTCCGGGCTTCGCGACGCTCGCGATGACGGTGCGGCCGGACATGGTCAATGGCCAGCGCATTGCCCATGGCGGCTTCATCTTCACGCTCGCCGATTCCGCCTTCGCCTTTGCCTGCAACTCGCACGATGAGCGCGTGGTGGCGGCTCAGGGCCAGATCACCTTCATCAAGCCCGGCAAGCTCGGCGACCGCCTCGTTGCGAAGGCACGCGAGATCACGCGCGGGGGACGCTCTGGCATCTATGACGTCCGTGTCACCGCGGGCGACACCGTCATCGCGGAATTTCGCGGGCACTCGCGTGTCATTCCCGGCACGTGGCTGCCGGCGCAAGACCAATAATCAATCAAAAACCAATCAATATCGTGGGGAAACGAGGATGGCTCAGACGAGGCTCAAGGAAGGCGGCAACGGCTATAGCCCCGAGATGGACGCGCATGAGCGCGCCTCGCGCGACGAGATCATGGCACTGCAGAAGCAGCGGCTGGCCTGGTCGCTGAAGCACGCTTATGACAACGTCGCACATTATCGCAAGGCGTTCGACGAGGCCGGCGTTCATCCGGCCGACTTTCGCGAGTTGTCCGATCTGGCGAAATTTCCGTTCACCGTAAAGACGGACTTGCGCGACAATTATCCCTTCAACATGTTCGCCGTGTCGCGCGAAAAGCTGGTGCGCGTGCATGCCTCTTCCGGTACGACGGGCAAGCCGATCGTCGTGGGGTATACCCAAGCCGACATCGATATCTGGTCGGAGGTGATGGCGCGCTCGATCCGCGCCGCCGGCGGCCGCACCGGCATGATCATCCACAATGCCTATGGCTATGGTCTCTTCACCGGCGGGCTCGGTGTCCACTACGGCGCCGAGAAGCTCGGTTGCACCGTGGTGCCGATCTCCGGCGGCATGACCGAACGGCAGGTGCAGCTCATCAACGATTTTCGTCCTGATATCATCACGGTGACGCCGAGCTACATGCTGGCGATCCTCGACGAGTTCAAGCGACAGAAGCTCGATCCGCGCCAGTGCTCGCTCAAGGTCGGCATCTTCGGCGCCGAGCCCTGGACCAATGCGATGCGCGGCGAGATCGAGGACGCCTTCGACATGGACGCGACCGACATCTACGGTCTCTCCGAGGTGATCGGCCCCGGGGTCGCGCAGGAATGCATCGAGACCAAGGACGGCTTGCACATCTGGGAGGACCATTTCTATCCCGAAGTGATCGACCCCGAGACCGGCGCGGTGCTGCCCGACGGTGAGAAGGGCGAACTGGTCTTCACCTCGCTGACCAAGGAAGCCTTTCCGGTGATCCGCTATCGCACTCGCGACCTGACGCGGCTTCTCCCCGGCACGGCACGCCCCGGCATGCGGCGGATGGAGAAGGTGACGGGTCGCTCGGACGACATGATCATCCTGCGCGGGGTCAATCTGTTCCCGACCCAGATCGAGGAGGTGCTGCTCGCGACCGACTGGTGCGGCGGTCATTTCATTCTGGAACTGACCCGCGAAGGCCGGATGGACGAGTTGACCATCATCGCCGAGGCCAGGCCGGAAAGCTGGGATGGCCGGGGGCTCGTCGATCACGCCGACCGGATCTCGGCCTACATCAAGAACACGATCGGGATCAGCTCCAAGGTGAGGGTGGTCGCGCCGGCCACGCTGGAACGCTCGCTCGGCAAGGCCAAGCGTCTCTACGACAAGCGGCCCAAGGACTGACTTGGCGGATTGACTTGACCGGTCCCAGAGGCGACAAGGCCCGCGAGAAATCACGGGTCTTTCGATGCTGCCAGTCGATGCCAAAACGGTCGAAGCGCGCTGCGTGCGCCTCAATGCTAAGGCCGAAAACGCCGCTGCGCTTGCGCCGGTGATTGAGCCTCAGACGCTCACGCGCGGTCCGAACGATGTCCTGATCGAGGTGAAGGCAGCCGCCGTCAATCCCTCCGACGTCAAGGCTGCCACGGGACTGATGCCCTATGCCGTGTTCCCCCGCACCCCGGGCCGTGACTATGCCGGTGTGGTGGTCGACGGGCCGGCCGGCACGATCGGCCGTGAGGTGTTCGGCTCGTCCGGCGATCTCGGCATTCGCTGCGACGGCACCCACGCCACCCATCTCGTGGTCGAAGCCGATGCCGTGGTGGAGAAGCCGAAGATGATGTCCTGGGAGGAAGCCGCCGGAATCGGCGTTCCCTTCGTCACGGCCATGGAAGGCTATCGCCGAGCCGGCGTTCCAAAGCCCCGCGAGACCGTGTTGGTGTTCGGTGTCAATGGCAAAGTCGGCCAGGCTGCGGTGCAGATTGTGACCTGGCGGGGCGCAAACGTCATCGGCGTGGTGCGCAACGTGGAAGCCTACGAAGGCCACACCAACGCGCCTATCGAGGTGATCGACGCCTCCGCAATGGACATTGCCGCACGCGTGCGCGAAGTGACGGGGGGCAAGGGCGCCGACATTGTCTTCAACACGGTGGGCGACCCCTATTTCCAGGCGGCGCACAAGTCGCTTGCATTGCGTGGTCGCCAGATCCTGATCGCCGCGGTCGATCGCATCGTGCAGTTCAACATTCTCGAATTCTATCGCGGCCAGCACACCTATGTCGGCATCGACACGCTGGGTCTGTCCTCGGCAGCGACCGGCGCAGTGCTGCGCGACCTCGGCCCCGGCTTTGCGAGCGGGCACCTGAAACCGTTCCCGATCCAGGCGAGCGCCGTTTATCCCCTGGAGCGCGCAAAGGAGGCATACGTCGCCGTCGCCGGCTCCTCGCGCGATCGTGTCGTCCTGAAGCCGTAGCCATGGAATCGTTCGCTCAGTTCGTGATCCCGGCCGGCCTCGTCATCGGCCTGATCTATGGCGCTGTCGGCCTGCTCAGCGGTTTTTGCCTGATGAGCAGCATGCGCGGCTGGCTCGCACAAGGGGACGGGCGGCTGGTGCGCACCTATGCGCTGGCGATCGCCGTTGCGATCGCCGTCAGCCAATTGTTGGCGGGCAATGGCACGGTCGACCTCGGCAAATCCATCTATCTGCAACCGTCCTTTTCGGCGCCGGTACTGTTCCTTGGCGGGCTGCTGTTCGGCTACGGCATGGTGCTGTCGAACGGTTGCGGCTCGCGGGCGCTGGTGCTGCTCGGGCGCGGCAACCTCCGATCCTTCGTCGTCGTGATCGTGCTGGCCATCGCCGCGCAGATGACGCTCAAGGGCCTGATCGCGCCGGCCCGCATCGCGCTGGTTCAGGCATCGCAAACCACGCTCAGCGCCAATTCGCTGCCATCATTGCTGTCGATGTTCGGTCTCGCCGCACCTTTCGCGCGTGCGCTGGCTGCGGCTCTCATCGTCATCGCGCTGGTCGTGTTTGCTTTCGCCCATCCGGCCTTCCGTCGATCGCCAGGCCAGATCGCAGCGGGAATCATCGTCGGTCTCCTCGTTGCGGCTGCCTGGTTCGTCACCGGCTATCTCGGCGCCGACGACTTCAATCCCGTTGCGGTGACCTCGCTCACCTTCATCGCGCCGATCGCGGACAGCGTGCAATACGCCATGCTCTCGACCGGCCTGACGCTGAACTTCGGCATCGCGACAGTCGCCGGTGTCTTCGGCGGCAGCCTGGTCACGGCCCTTGCGACGGGCCGTTTCAAGCTCGAAAGCTATTCCTCGCCCCGTCACATGCTGCGCTCGGGCAGCGGCGCCGCGCTGATGGGCATCGGCGGCGTGATGGCGTTCGGCTGCTCGATCGGGCAAGGGCTCACCGGCATGTCGACGCTGGCGCTGGGCTCGTTCGTCGCGCTCGCCGGCATTCTGCTCGGCACCACGGCAGGCCTGCGCGGTGCGTTGCGGGTTCGGCCGCCTGCTGTGGCCTGACTTCGCAGCAATCGGTCACCTAGCGTTGCAAGACCGATGCCGCTGACGATCAGTCCGGCCGCGACAGCGAGACCCACATCGATGGGCTCGCCGAGCAGGATCGCGGCGCTGGCAATGCCGACGAGCGGCGTTCCCGTGGTGCCAAGCGCCGTCGTCAGGGCCGAGATGCTCTTGTTGACCATCGACATTGCCCAATAGGCTAGCGCTGTTCCGATCAGGCCGGAGTACAGGAATAGCAGGATCAGCCTCCACGACCATTCGGCGTGCGGAAAGCCATCCGTGATCAACGCGGATGCCGTCAGCACGATCGTGGCGACGAGCACCTGCCAGATAAGGAGCTGGAGCGGGGACGCGATCCAGCGATGCGCGCGGATGTAGATGATGTTCGCGGCCCAGCAGATCGCGGCCAGGATGACCATGCCGGCGCCGAGCAGGACGTCGGTATCGGTCCAGTCGATCGAGGACGGGTTGAGTATGACGGCAAGGCCGATCAGTCCGAGCAAGGCGCCGGCAAGCTTCGGCGCGGTCAGCCTGTCCTTCCCAAGCAAGGGCGCGGCGAGCGCAACCCAGAGCGGCGTGGTGTAGCCGAGCACGATGGCCTTGCTCGCGGGCAGGAAGCGCACACCGGCCGCAACCAGGACCGAGAACACCGTCATGTGCAGCAGCGCGACGCTCAGGACCACGGGAATGTCGCGCCGCTCCGGGATGACCAGATTGCTGCTGGCTCCGAGAATTACAAACAAGCCGCCCAGCGCGATCCAGCTCCGGATTGCCGAGGTCCAGAGCGGCGGAAGGAATTGCACGAGCTGCTTGGTCACCGACCAGTTCACGCCCCAGGCCAGCACGACGATGAGAAACAGGCCGACGGCCATGCGGGGCGAGAGCGAGTTCATCTTGAGGCCCTTGAAGCGGTCCAGTCCGCCGGATAGCATCCGAGCTGGCTCTTGAAGAAGTGCCAGATCGGAGAAGAACAAGGTGCCAGTTTCGGACGACATGATCTCTACTCTGATCGACCTGAACCGGGCTGACGGCGAAGGGCTGGTGGCCCGACTGACGAGCCAGCTTCGGAGCCTGATCGTCAGCGGCGGTCTCGGCAAAGGCCGCGCACTGCCATCGAGCCGAGGGCTTGCGAGCGATCTCGGCGTCTCCCGGAACACCGTTACCTATGCGTTCGAGCAGCTTGCCGCCGAGGGATATCTTGAGGCATCGCGCGGCCGCCGCCCGGTGGTCACGTTTGGCGGCGGCGAACGGATCGAAGGCGCGCGCGCTGTCACGTCGCGGCCGCGCTCTGACAAGCCGCGGCTCTCGCCCTGGGCCTCGAGGCTCAAGCAGGCCGACTGGCCGATGTCCTATCAGGCGCCGCTGAAACCGCTGCGCCCGGGGCATGGCGATTTCCGGGAGTTTCCAAACGATGTTTGGGCCCGCTGCCTCCGCCGCAGCGCCGTGCGTGCGGCCAAACGCGATCTCGGATCGGTGAACCGAACGCGCCTGCGCGAGGCGCTGGCGCATTATCTGGCAACCAGCAGGGGCGTTCGCGCCACGGCCGAGCAGATCCTGATCTTGCCGAGCGCGCAGGCCGCCCTGACTTTGATCGCGGCTACGCTCATCACGCCCGGTGACGAGGTCTGGGTCGAGGATCCCGGCTATCCCGGCGCCACGGCTGCCTTCCGCGCGTCCGGCGCGCGCGTGACCGGTATCGGTCTCGATGGGCAAGGCATGCAGCGAATGCCGGGGCTGCCGCCCCCGACCCTGATCTTCATGACTCCCTCGCACCAGCATCCAACCGGACGGCTGATGTCGCTCTCCCGCCGCACCGAGTTCCTTGGCCTGAGCAGGCCCGACAAGGCCTGGATCGTGGAAGACGACTACGACGGCGAATTTCACTACGACAGCCGGCCGGTGCCGGCCTTGCAGGGGCTCGATGCTCACGGCCGCGTCTTCTATGTCGGAACGTTTTCGAAGGCGATGACATCGGACATCCGGCTGGGTTATCTCGTCGCGCCGCCGGCGCTGGCCAGCACCTTGGAGATTGCGCAGCGGCACATCGGCCTGATCGCCGCCAGCCATGTTCAGGAAGCGCTCGCCGAGTTCATTGCCGACGGCCATTTTCTCGCGCATCTGCGCAGGATGCGCCGGCTCTATCACGCGCGCCGCGATCACCTCGTTGAGGGACTTCAGCGCCATCTCGGCGATGTGCTCACGGTCGAGGTGCCCTCGGGCGGTATCCAGCTCGTGGCACGCCTCAAGCGCGGTCGCGCCGATCAGGCGGCAGTCAAACGGCTGGTCGAGGCGGGGGTCGAAACGCGCGCCTTGTCGAGCCTGGCGCTCGGACGGCCGCGTGATCATGGCCTGCTGCTCGGCTTTGCGGCATGGCGCGAGAGCGAGATCAGCGCGGCGGTGCGAACGATGGCGTCGTGCCTCTAGAGCATGATCCGGACCCAAAGGGCGGCGCTAGCGCAAAATGTGGAGCGGTCTTCGAAAGCCTCATGCTCAAACAATAACGCGCTAATCCACGGCCTTCGTCACGATGCGGATCTCGGACGTCAGTGTCCGGTGCACCGGACACTTGTCGGCGATCTCCATCAGCTTCCTGCGCTGCTCGGCGTCGAGCGCGCCATCCATCGCAATGTCGCGCTCGATCTGGTCGAGCATGCCCTCGCGCGTGTCGCACTCCGCGCAGTCCTTGGCGTAGATCTTGGAGTGCTTCAGCGTAACGGTGACGCGGTCGAGGGGGAGCGACTTGCGGTCGGCATAGAGCCGCATGGTCATCGAGGTGCAGGCGCCCAATCCTGCAAGCAGGAAATCGTAGGGCCCGGGGCCGGCGTCCTCGCCGCCGGCAGGCACCGGTTCGTCCGCCACAAGATGATGCGGGCCGACGGTAATGACCTGGTTGAACTTGCTCTTGCGAGTCTCCTGCACCACGACCTGACGCGGCGCTTCGGGGAGATCTATCGCTTTCGCGGGTTTTGTGCCGTCGACGTAGCGGCTGGCCCAGGCCGCAATCACATCGGCCACATAGAGCGCGTCGATTGGCCTGGTGAGCAGATGATCGGCATGGTCGAGCGAGACGAAGCTCTTGGGGTGCCTGGCTGCAACGAAGATCTTGGTTGCATTGTCGATGCCGACGGTGTCGTCGATTGGCGAGTGCATCACCAGCAGCGCCTTGTGCAGGCCGGTGACGTCCTTCATCAGTTCGTGCTCGGCGATGTCGTCGAGGAATTCGCGCTTGATCCGGAACGGGCGTCCTGCGAGCGAGACCTCGACCTCGCCCTGGGCGCGGATGTTGTCAACTTGCTCCTTGAACAGGCCGGTGACGTGGACGGGATCGGACGGCGCCGCAATGGTCACGACCGCCCTTGCCTCCGGGATCTTTGCTGCGGCGGCGAGGATCGCCGCGCCCCCGAGGCTGTGGCCGATCAGAATTGACGGCGCCCTGCGGGCGCTGCGCAGGTGCTCAGCCGCGCGCACGAGATCGGCGACGTTGGAGGAAAACGTCGAGTTGGCGAAATCGCCTTCACTGGAGCCGAGCCCGGTGAAGTCAAAGCGCAGCACCGCGATGCCCTTGGCGGCGAGCGCGACCGAGATGCGCTTGGCCGCGAGCGTATCCTTGCCGCAAGTGAAGCAGTGCGCAAACAGCGCGTAGGCTGCGGGCTCGCCCTCCGGCAGCTCCAGCGCGGCCGCGAGCTGATGGCCGCCTTCGCCCGTGAATTGGAAGCGTTCCGTCGGCATGGGCTTCCCCCGTTCTTGCTTGCATCTAATCGTCTGAATAGCGCTGCTCGGCCCAGGGATCGCCGCGGTTGTGATAGCCGCGAACTTCCCAGAAGCCCGGCGCGTCCCCGGTCAGGAATTCGATGGCCTGAAGCCATTTCGCGCTCTTCCAGAAATAGAGGTGGGGCACGACCAGGCGCACCGGGCCGCCATGCTCCTCCGTCAGCGGCTGGCCCGACCAGCTATGGGCGAGCAGCGCATCCTCGGCGGCAAAGTCTTCCAGCGTGAGGTTGGTGGTGTAGCCGTCATGGGAATGCAGCACCACGAAGCGTGCATCCTCGCGCGGTTGGCAGGCCGCGAGCAGCTCGCGCGTGGCGAGCCCTTCCCACTCATTGTCGTAGCGCGACCAAGTGGTGACGCAGTGGATGTCGGAGGTAAACCGGGCCTGCTTCTGCGCAGCGAACTCCGCAAAGGTCCAGAACACGGGGTTCTCGATCGCACCGTAAACGTCAAGCCGCCAGCGTTCGCGCGACACCGGCGGCACGACCCCGAGATCGAGCACAGGCCAGTCCTTGGTGAGGTGCTGTCCGGGCGGCAGGCGCTGATCCCTGGGACGCGCGACTCTGCCGGTGAGGAAGCGGCCTTCGCGTGCCCACTTTTCCTTGGTGCGCGTCAGCTTGCTATCGGACGGCGGCTCGTCGTCGGCCATGGTTTACTCGTGGCGGTGCATCGCGGAGGCGGGCTCGGCGTCGCAGTAATCTCCCCGGCGCTGCCGGAAAGGCTTACATCGCCTTTCCGAGCAAGATTGGCAACTGGCGGGGGCCTCTCACGGTGCCCTGCGACCAGGTCACGGTGCCTGCCGGATCGAGCGCGAAATCCGGAATGCGTTTCAGCCATTCCTCCAGCGCAACCTGCATCTCCATGCGGGCCAGGTTGGAACCGACGCAACGGTGGATGCCAAGGCCGAAGGCGGCGTGGCGGTTCTCCCGGCGGTCGATCACGACCTTGTCAGCATCAGGAAACATCTTGGGATCGCGGTTTGCGGCCGGGAAGGACAGCAGCACCATGTTGCCCGCCTTGACCGGACAGCCCGAGATCGTCGTCTCCTTGACCACCTCGCGGGCCATCGTCACCGGCGAATAGGCGCGCAGCAGCTCCTCCACCGCGGTCGGGATCAATGCAGGCTCGGCAATCAGCCGCTCGCGGTCGGCGGGCGTCCTGGCAAGATGCCAGAGCGACGAACCGATCGCGCTCCAGGTGGTGTCGATGCCGGCGATCAGGAGCAGGCGCAGCGAGCCAAGGACGTGCGAGTCCTCGAGCGGGTTGCCTTCCTTGTCCTTGGCGTTCATCAGGTACGAGATGAGATCGTCGGTCGGCTTGGTCCTGCGTTCCTCGATGTGCGCGCTGAAATAGGCACTCATCTCCTGCACGGCCTGGAGCAGCCTGCTCTCGTCCTTGATGCCGAGCTCCAGGATCATGTGGATCCAGTTGATGAAGAGATCGCTGTCGCTCTCGGGAATGCCGAGCATGTGGGCGATCGCCCGAACTGGAATATATTTGCTGTAGCGCGCTGCGGCGTCGACCCTGCCGTCGGCGATGAATCCGTCGATCAGCTCGTTGCAGATCGTGCGCATCCGTGGCTCCAGCTTCTTCATCGCGTCCGGCGTGAAGGGGGGCAGCAGCAACTGCTTGGCCGGCTTGTGCACGGGCGGATCCGAGGTGATCGGCGGGGCAGCGTTCCTGCCGACCTCGGGACGGACGTCGCGCACGATGATGCGGCGCGACGAGAAATGCTCGGTGTCGTTGGCGATCTCGCGCACTGCCTCGTAAGTCGTCGGCAGGTAGCAGCCGAGAAAGCGCTTCGTGTGCACCACGGGGCTGGCAGCGCGCAACTCGTCCCAGATCGGGAAGGGATCCTCCGTCCACTGCGGATCGGTGTGGTCGAAATCGTGGACCCAATCGGTCACGGGCGGATGGGCGGCGGGCTGGCTGACGTCGGACATCTCGAATCTCTCGGGGTTCGTGGTCGAAGACAGGCGAGCGGGAGGAGAGCGCGTCACTCCTCGATTACATCGATCGCGATTTCCGGGCAGTTGGATTTGGCGAGCCACGCTTTGTCTTCCAGACCCGGCGGAACGGTGCCGTCACCGGCTTCGTGAGCGTTGCCATATTCGTCGAGCTCGAACAGCTCCGGCGCGAGCGCCTTGCAGCGCGCGTGACCCTGGCATTTGTCGGGATCGACGTGAACCCTCAGTCGCGCTGTCATGGCTGCATCCTCGGTCCTGTGCGCGGGGCCCGCAGGGCGGCGCGTTCCTCTTGTCAATTTTCTCCGCGGCATTACCGCGAGCTTTAAGTTATATGCTATTACATTCGCGGCAGGCTTCCCCTGTCAAGCGCAAACTTATAGGCTTGCCTTCAACATGCGCTCCCATCTCGCTCGCAAGCCCGAAAACACCTACCATCATGGCGATCTCCGCGACGCCATGATCAAGGCCGCACTGCGCCAAGCGGAGCGGGGCGGCGCCGAGGCGATCAGCATCAAGGCGCTGGCCAAGCAGCTTGGCGTCTCGCAGCCGGCGCCATATCGGCACTTTGCCGATCGCGAGGCGCTGCTTGCGGCCGTGACGACGGAGGCGTTCCGGCAGTTCAGTGCGATCTTGCGGGAGGCGATGGCGAGGCCGTCGAAACAATCAACGCTGTCGCGGCTGGCGCAGGCGACACTCGAGTTCGGTCTGCGCCGCAACGGCATCTACCGTTTGATGTTCGCGTCGCGCACCGTCTCAAGCGCGGCCAAGGGCAGCGAGCTGCACGAGGCCACGCGTGAGACGTTTGCGCTCGTGATCGAGGCGCTGGAAGCTCCCGCGGTCGGCTATTTGCGCGAGCGGCAAGCGCTCAAGATCTGGGCGGCGCTGCACGGCGTCGTGATGCTGGCCGAGCAGGGCCTGTTTACCGGCGAATCGGCGCACGCCACGCGCGAGGAACTGGTTGAGGACTTCGTCAGGGAAACGAAGGCCGCGCTCGCGGTCGCGATCAAGGGCGCGCGGCGTCGAAAACCGACTGGTCCCTAAGCCTTCGCCTCCAACAGCGTCATCAGTTTGTTGACGGCGCTGTCAGGTGTGGTCACGACGGGACGACCGGTGGCTTCTGCGACCAGCGGTGCCGTCGCCGCAATGCTGAACTGCGCCAGCGCAATGACGTCGCAATCGCGCAGATCCTTTGACGCTTCGACGATCAGCCTGTCGTGCGTCGCGCGGTCGCCGCGGTCGAGCGCCGCCAGCGCGCCCTCGGCAAGTTTCGGCACGACCTGGATCGAGGCCGGAAACTCGGGCAGCATCGACATCAGCGTCGGCGGGAAGGTGGAGAGCAGGCCGACCCTTTTGCCCAACGTCACCGCCTGCTCGATCATGGCTTCATTCGGCTTCAGCACCGGCATCGGTGCATGCGCCCGCGCGACGGCCTCGATGCAGGGACCGA
This region includes:
- a CDS encoding zinc-binding alcohol dehydrogenase family protein — encoded protein: MLPVDAKTVEARCVRLNAKAENAAALAPVIEPQTLTRGPNDVLIEVKAAAVNPSDVKAATGLMPYAVFPRTPGRDYAGVVVDGPAGTIGREVFGSSGDLGIRCDGTHATHLVVEADAVVEKPKMMSWEEAAGIGVPFVTAMEGYRRAGVPKPRETVLVFGVNGKVGQAAVQIVTWRGANVIGVVRNVEAYEGHTNAPIEVIDASAMDIAARVREVTGGKGADIVFNTVGDPYFQAAHKSLALRGRQILIAAVDRIVQFNILEFYRGQHTYVGIDTLGLSSAATGAVLRDLGPGFASGHLKPFPIQASAVYPLERAKEAYVAVAGSSRDRVVLKP
- a CDS encoding bifunctional alpha/beta hydrolase/OsmC family protein, with translation MPTERFQFTGEGGHQLAAALELPEGEPAAYALFAHCFTCGKDTLAAKRISVALAAKGIAVLRFDFTGLGSSEGDFANSTFSSNVADLVRAAEHLRSARRAPSILIGHSLGGAAILAAAAKIPEARAVVTIAAPSDPVHVTGLFKEQVDNIRAQGEVEVSLAGRPFRIKREFLDDIAEHELMKDVTGLHKALLVMHSPIDDTVGIDNATKIFVAARHPKSFVSLDHADHLLTRPIDALYVADVIAAWASRYVDGTKPAKAIDLPEAPRQVVVQETRKSKFNQVITVGPHHLVADEPVPAGGEDAGPGPYDFLLAGLGACTSMTMRLYADRKSLPLDRVTVTLKHSKIYAKDCAECDTREGMLDQIERDIAMDGALDAEQRRKLMEIADKCPVHRTLTSEIRIVTKAVD
- the paaD gene encoding 1,2-phenylacetyl-CoA epoxidase subunit PaaD, whose translation is MVTVLDRDSELRRRAWDAAASVVDPEIPVLTIADLGVLRDVALTGDRVEVAITPTYSGCPAMNMIALEIELALERAGFRQSKVRTVLSPAWTTDWMSEDGRQKLRAYGIAPPQASNSRRALFGAQAVACPQCGSENTELLSEFGSTSCKALWRCKACREPFDYFKCH
- the paaE gene encoding 1,2-phenylacetyl-CoA epoxidase subunit PaaE, with the protein product MSAAAPRFHRLAVSDLRREAADAVSITFAIPGELARDYAFTPGQYLTLRTTLDGEEVRRSYSICSGPDDGEIRIAVKKVDGGAFSNWAADELKCGDELDVMTPTGRFGTIPQADAARIHVGFAAGSGITPILSIVKGTLAREPGSRFFLFYGNRATDNIMFLEALEELKDRFIDRLSIFHVISGEEQDIPILHGRLDGDKVRVLLRSLVPAGSVDHVYICGPLGMSEDIEATCRELGIVQDRIHVERFVSEFGGKPRPKKVVAPDAPPKAIASLIIDGKRRDVPVAEDEAILDAALRAGVDLPFACKGGMCSTCRAKLVEGEAPMDINYSLEPWELKAGFVLTCQAKPSSERVVVDYDHV
- the paaI gene encoding hydroxyphenylacetyl-CoA thioesterase PaaI, whose amino-acid sequence is MNVKAALSPENVARACADAMWAEDDASKGLGMEIVEIGPGFATLAMTVRPDMVNGQRIAHGGFIFTLADSAFAFACNSHDERVVAAQGQITFIKPGKLGDRLVAKAREITRGGRSGIYDVRVTAGDTVIAEFRGHSRVIPGTWLPAQDQ
- a CDS encoding YeeE/YedE family protein; this translates as MESFAQFVIPAGLVIGLIYGAVGLLSGFCLMSSMRGWLAQGDGRLVRTYALAIAVAIAVSQLLAGNGTVDLGKSIYLQPSFSAPVLFLGGLLFGYGMVLSNGCGSRALVLLGRGNLRSFVVVIVLAIAAQMTLKGLIAPARIALVQASQTTLSANSLPSLLSMFGLAAPFARALAAALIVIALVVFAFAHPAFRRSPGQIAAGIIVGLLVAAAWFVTGYLGADDFNPVAVTSLTFIAPIADSVQYAMLSTGLTLNFGIATVAGVFGGSLVTALATGRFKLESYSSPRHMLRSGSGAALMGIGGVMAFGCSIGQGLTGMSTLALGSFVALAGILLGTTAGLRGALRVRPPAVA
- a CDS encoding PLP-dependent aminotransferase family protein, whose translation is MISTLIDLNRADGEGLVARLTSQLRSLIVSGGLGKGRALPSSRGLASDLGVSRNTVTYAFEQLAAEGYLEASRGRRPVVTFGGGERIEGARAVTSRPRSDKPRLSPWASRLKQADWPMSYQAPLKPLRPGHGDFREFPNDVWARCLRRSAVRAAKRDLGSVNRTRLREALAHYLATSRGVRATAEQILILPSAQAALTLIAATLITPGDEVWVEDPGYPGATAAFRASGARVTGIGLDGQGMQRMPGLPPPTLIFMTPSHQHPTGRLMSLSRRTEFLGLSRPDKAWIVEDDYDGEFHYDSRPVPALQGLDAHGRVFYVGTFSKAMTSDIRLGYLVAPPALASTLEIAQRHIGLIAASHVQEALAEFIADGHFLAHLRRMRRLYHARRDHLVEGLQRHLGDVLTVEVPSGGIQLVARLKRGRADQAAVKRLVEAGVETRALSSLALGRPRDHGLLLGFAAWRESEISAAVRTMASCL
- the paaK gene encoding phenylacetate--CoA ligase PaaK, which produces MAQTRLKEGGNGYSPEMDAHERASRDEIMALQKQRLAWSLKHAYDNVAHYRKAFDEAGVHPADFRELSDLAKFPFTVKTDLRDNYPFNMFAVSREKLVRVHASSGTTGKPIVVGYTQADIDIWSEVMARSIRAAGGRTGMIIHNAYGYGLFTGGLGVHYGAEKLGCTVVPISGGMTERQVQLINDFRPDIITVTPSYMLAILDEFKRQKLDPRQCSLKVGIFGAEPWTNAMRGEIEDAFDMDATDIYGLSEVIGPGVAQECIETKDGLHIWEDHFYPEVIDPETGAVLPDGEKGELVFTSLTKEAFPVIRYRTRDLTRLLPGTARPGMRRMEKVTGRSDDMIILRGVNLFPTQIEEVLLATDWCGGHFILELTREGRMDELTIIAEARPESWDGRGLVDHADRISAYIKNTIGISSKVRVVAPATLERSLGKAKRLYDKRPKD